The genome window AGTAGATCATATTAGATGTCAGTATCATGGTCAGCATCTTCAGTTTTGCAATCTACTTAATCATAGAAGCTTGCCTAGATTGTCGAGTTTTGCTTGAATTTTAAACAGTTGCCTTGGATTGACTCGAACAATAATACAATGATATGTAAGACCGTgaggtatggtggggcgggggtttggggcatgggttgataCGTGGCTTGGGGGGGCTTCGCTGGACTGACCCACATTGAagacggtatggtggggcgtgggtttggtgggcttcgctgggctgacccAAACCGCTGGGTATttgaatattttttaaaacaacaaatttaatttttttaatatttttaaataaagaaaattacataaaaaattcctaacgtttatatttgtttttttatctcttctctcatctcCAAGACTAGTTGCAACTCGTCACCCTCTAGGTTATCAATGGGCTGggatagaaatttcaaatcatccCGTTTTTGTTTCTGAGCATCTCTAACTTATTTGCTCTTTCGaatttcggccctttgttgttggaatacgttgaatgtatctaacttgcatgcaatgtcatccaactgatcgctgtatattcccctacgcgagcccgaactcccagctgaaggcgaTGCCGTACCAGATCTTGATTTTTGAGCACGCCTTTTTGCGGCATCTCTTCCATACTGAGGCTGgtttggcgaatcatccaaaaggtcctcgaactcttgatctcgtgcatcaaattgggcttgggacgaggcccttgaccttttggaagacgtgttACTTTTGCTACCACTGGGGATATTCGCCCACTTTGGATGAaacttacaaatctcccaacaatgtATGAAATGGAAGTCGCTCCCCACATTTGATTTGAATGCAACCAATGCATTTGTCACAATGTtggcttcggtttcaccactttttgggttttgctttgctttatttaaaaaaccactATATTTTGTAAGTTGGCCGCTAAACTCGCTCCACttcgaggataagctatcgttttcacgataagcTTCCCTTCCCATTTCTCCATGGAATGCTTTACTAACCGCTTCCCACAAATGGGTTCGATGttgagaatttcctattttaataaaaataaaatttaatatattacaaagttatataaaaataaccattaataaaaacaaaatttaatatattacaaaatatttaagaatacctaaacttggatgttgagattgttgacaccaagccctcgccaatgcaagttCTTCGTTAACGccccatttttgttgttttcgtttgacgGTTCCAAGTGCTTTCTCcgcctcggtttttttcttatgacttctctttTTGGGAACTATTGAGGCTGAAGGATCAtcgttgggtggttgagtttcggggacggttttggtttgtgaaaggtcgatggaggttggtgaaaggttggTGGACGTTTGTGTAAACGGGGTAGGTATCGAGTCGtcggtgtgtgggaagttagtaaacaCACGATTCCCAATATACGATGCATAACTCGCTTCAAGGGGCATAGGGGATTGTATTAAAAATGGACGAGGCATTGGATgattgggtggtgggctaggattattttcttggaatgcaAACGGGTTGTTCGGGTCATAAGCACGGTTATGAGGAtgcattttttcgttttgtagaaggagaattgaagatgattatagaagatgtGAAGTGTGttgtggttgaatgtggtaaaaaatggaagaaaaatgtgagttttatagtgaaaatatatatatatttttttaacataaccgttggccaacggctagtttggtttggccattgagagcctgcCATGTCAGCTTGTCAAGACcaccccacgcccggcttcaaacccaagccccaagggccacgccccaacccaagccccataccccatagtctaacaACGAACTCACCACTAGTAAACGAGAGATGAATGAGTGTAAAATAAATCAATGGATTGTTTAGACAACCCTAATGCAAGAAACTTGAATGAATGTGGCGATGTGAAGATCTTGACTAAAGGGGTTTGATAGATAATTGTCTCGACCCCTTTAGATCTGAACTCAGCCACACACTTAACCTTAAACTTGCACCAGCCCGACAGCCCGTTAGCAACATCCCAACGAGCTTCCAAGCCCAAGTCTTTAAAGAAGCCCAACACTCAAAAGTTCAGACCTCAtaaaaccacaaaaaaaaaaaaaaaaaaaaaaaaaaaaaaaaaaaaaaaaacacaatattATTAGAActataaaaaattataataacAAACTTGAATTATTTGAGCTAACTCATCTTAGTTTAAAAATACTAGAGCTGATTTTGAGAAAGTTCAAAACCAAATcaaacaaaaccaaacatcgAATATCATATGTTAAACAACATCGAACAGATCAACAACGTTACCATCAATGTCCCCCATCGAGATAAATGTTGTATGTTCTTTTTTTTTGTCTACTGTTTGTGCACATCTTCCATTATGGAGAAACCAAATGAAATCTACAAGAAGTTATCAACCGATGAGGTTATTCGGCTAGGTGGAGAACGGTTCATACAATCGCGTTCATCGACTTCCATGTCTATATCGACCCACGCATACATGGATTCATTCTCGGGCCTTTCGGATCAACAACTCAAAGATGTTCAACTCATTGAAATTTTTTTACTTTCTTCAGAGAAACTCACCCAACAACAATTCGAAAAATCTAGTACGCTTCTCGACTGGTGCGACGAGTTGTCATCTAGCTTGGGAAACCCGATCCAAAGAGTCGTATATTATTTTTCGAAAGCTTTACGAGCCAAGATAGATAAAGAAGCCCGGAGAATCGGCTTGTTCACCAGGCCGACAATGAACCATGTTTTTGACATGGAAGGGGGTATAATGAGCACTACTAGGAGTCTAATTTCGATTTATCAAAAGTTACCATTTTATCAAGCGGGTCATTTTTCGGGTGTGGCGGCTTTGGTGGACGAGTTATCCAGGTCGAAAAGAGTTCATGTAATCGATCTATCGATACGACATGGTATACAAATTTTGATTCTAATGCAATCACTTGCATCTCAACATGGTTTTCGTATTAAGCATCTTAAAGTAACCGCGGTTGGGACTGGTTTCGAAGAGAAAATCAAGCAAACGGGTGATCGGTTAAAGAGTTTCGCAGAATCTATGTATTTGTCATTTTCTTTTAGTATAGTCATAGTTGAAGATATGCTAGATTTTAACAAAGATCTTCTTGAGTTAGATCCAAGAGAAGCTTTGGGTGTTTACTCAGCGTACGGTTTATATAGCCTAATCGCTCAACAAGACCGTTTAGAATCGTTAATGAAGGTTATAAAGAGTACTAAACCTCGTGTTATGGTTGTGTGTGAAGTTGCGGCGAATCTTAACTCGCCCAACTTTGTGAATCGTTTGACTGAAGCATTGTTCCACTTTGGGGCGGTGTTTGATGCTTTAGAAGAGTGTATGGACCGCGAAGATGAAAACCGCGGTGTTACTGAATCTATGTATCTAGGTGAAGCGATAAGGAGCATTGTGGCAACCGAAGGAGCCGAAAGAGCGATTAGGCATGTGAGCATCGATGTTTGGAGGAAGTTTTTTGCGCGATTTGGGATGAGAGAGATTGGACTTAGTATGTCTACTTTATACCAAGCAAAGTTTGTGGCGGGGGAGTTTTCTTGTGGAAGTTCTTGTACGTTTGATATGGACGGTAAATCCATCGTCATCGGGTGGAAAGGAACACCGATCGAGTGTCTTTCGGCTTGGAAGTTCGCATAAGACCGATCACGGTTCTTGGTGCTTCTTGTTCTTCTAGTTTATATCGGTGTTATTTATGTTGGTTGTTAAAAGATTTATAAGAAGACAGAGAAAAAAATATACAACGTGTTACTAGAAGTTGGTTGTTAAAAGATTTATAAGACAAAGAAAAAAATATACCATATAAATGTTACAAGAAAATCAAAGCTTACCCTAGATAAAAACTAAAGATAACCCAAGAATCAATCATAGTcttataaaactaaaatgtgaGTAAGGAGTCAAAACTTGGATCAAAGTACGTCAAAGTTGCAACTAACAAACATGGAAATTAATTTTTTGgataaatttggatcactgacgatCAGTGGAGTGTCATCGTATCATTAGCGGAACCACCTGattatatccatctccactaggtaatgatgtctatacaccaattcagaaggaaacccaataaatctggaaaaaaacccctcttgtgggaatcgaacccaacaCCTAATGGTCCCTAACCTTTATCCCACCTAGGGTTGTTCACTAGCCTAACTGAACCGATCAGACCTTTGATCGtactcggttcgtttacaaaccaTACCGAGCGTTTTTTCAATCTAGCCAAAGTTGAGCGTCTTTTGATTCAAGCATTTTTCGAACGAACGTCGAGTGAGTATCAAGCATCACATAACAAAAAAGGAAAGTGACGATGGGGATGCTAGTTCTTAGAATAAAGTGCAATTTTCGTCATTGAGGCTTCGTCCCATTATAACACAAAATTTAACAAATACAATGAATACAATAACACTCAACTACCGTTGACCGATTGAACCAGACCCTAGTTCTATCGGAAGTTCGCAATTGAATGAACCAACTGAAGCAAAACCCTGGCGAGTAGCGATGGAGGAATCGAATAATTATGGACAACGGGGGATTTTGATTAAGATCTTGTACTTCTAATTAGAATGGTGGGTTTAGACTTGAGTATTGATCGACACTTCACATTTCAGTATTTGACATTTTGACTCAATTACTCAAATGAACATATTGAAGTATTAGACAATGGATTATTGGTATTGAACTTTAGTTCTAATTACTTAAATAAACTCTCGCtagtcatttcattaaaaaatatatataaacattaaaaaattaaTCGAGCCAACCGAGCCGAACCAAACTGAgaggacctttgctcgtgctcggtttgTTTAAAACCTAACTGATCTGAACTGAGCATTTTTTCAATCGAATGAGCAAAAttcgagcatttttcgagcaagTGTTGAACGAGTATCAAGCGTCAAGCCATTTAAACAGCCCTAAGCCCACCCCACAAGATACCACTACACTATATCGTCATGGCCAAACATGAAAATTAATAGCTAGTTAATTAACACTAGAAAAAAATATATTCTAATTTTTAAGGGACTGAAGTTGCAATTAAGATTTCTTTAAGTCCCAATTATGCTATTTAGTAAAATCCGGATCCGTTGTCTGTCTATATAAACAAACATATTCTAGGGTTTCATACATCAAACCCCTTAGCCGTTTTCCCTTCAAAACACAAAATCATATGTCAATCTCAgttttttgttattgtttttatttatgtttttattatttttattttttttttaatattgaaaTGATGATGGAAATTGTTTTCCCTATTGGTTTGACTGTCAATATGATGGCAACAATGTATTAGCTCTATCTGATCTATCTCtatctcttttttttttgtatatatacatatatatatctgataaatatatgtatgtattttaTTATTGTAGTTTTTGGATTATGGAAAATTGTTTATTTATCAGAAGAAGGTGAGAATGAAGTGATGATTAATAGATTCCCTATTGGTTTGATTTGCCAGAGTGATGGCTAAATTAGTATTAGCTCTAAGACCAAGcgtaatggggcgttttttttaaaaaaaattgcccCAAAACGCCCTAAAACGCCCAACCCCCCACTACAGGGGGCGTTTTCCGGCGTGATTTTCGAAAAAAATCCCGTTCGGCGTTTAAATTATAACGCTGCCACCATCTTTCGACCCCCATCTTTCGACCGTTGCCATCTTTCGACCCCCCATCTTTCGACCGTTGACATCTTTCGACCCCCCATCTTTCGACCGTTGCCATCTTTCGACCCCCCATCTTTCGACCCCCCATCTTTcgaatggggcattatggggcattatacccactacaccacttttgctataatgcccccttgctgactaggacgccacatggcgcaaaacgccccatggtgggggcattatagtgTTCTACCACTATACATGGTCTAACTGATCATTCTCTTTTtctgattttattttatttacattttttttctttttgtttctcaattctaacatttttattttttttttgtttcatataAACTGGTTTagtgttatgtttttttttttttaaaactggATTGGATATTGGATTGGTATTTGGTGGTCTTATTGGTTTAGACGTTTAGTGTTTGGATTGGATGAATTGGTTTTAAACATTGAAATTTGGATGaattggttttaaacattattaaTATTGGAtctttgtttgtgttttttttttttttttttttttttttttttttgccttgtTAACAAACCAAATCGACTTGACTGACGGGCTCATTTACAACTGAGTCAGAAATTAAACGAACATTTCCTGAGCCATCGCTGAGAGAGTGGCGATGATTTGTACAGTTCTACTCTCTAGCGTGAGAGTTCGAGTTAAAGAATGTCGCTTAGTAACTTAGGATATTACCTTTATatttagttttaaatttataattgaGTGTGTGTTGCATAAATTAAAAATAATTCGAACCAAGCCGAGTGGAATTTTGCTTGTGCTTGGCACGTTTACAATCCGAACCGAGTTGATCAGCTCGTTTACAACCAAGCTAAAAATTGAACGGCAAATGTTTCCAGTCTCTCATTTTCTTTCCGTAATtcccttttttcttgttttatttcattaacAAACTATAATTAACaaactataaattagcaacaatTTGTACCGAAACGCTTTAGGagttttttgaaaaacaaaattgatattacacttttaacccaaaagttttcacCTTTTCAAATTAACAttacaacttttttactttcaactttagtcccccagacttttcatatttcgcaaatttttcattttaggttttgttttaaattttgcgaATTAACACGGCataacgtgcgtgtgtggttcaacgtttttacgccCTCGCCGCATTGTGGTGGGTGGTAAATCTAGTTTATTTAATTTGAAAACACAACAATTGAACTGGACTTGAATTAACCAAATCAAACAGGTAACCGTTGGTTCAACGTTTAGTCTAAACCGATTAAAAAAGGCTTGTTTTGGGGATTTAAAATGCTATAAGATGGAATTATTGCTTTGAACGAAAACCCCATTtaatcaagtccatgaaaaccaACGAGCAACCTTAGTAGTACCAAAATGAGTTGTATACCCTCCAAAATTGAATTTTGTATCGTAATAAGATCAGAAGTCGTATGAGTTCCACGAATTTCAAAAATTACAAGTTTATTGCGTGTATCGGCCCCTCATCAGTCACAACATGCGACGGGGTATTGGTAGGTATCAACACACTCATGGGTTCAAAGGAATGGAAGAATGTGATAAAAGCAATCTTTCAAATGGCGATGTGGCAAATAGGGAAAGCTCGAAACGATAAAGAATTCAATGGTACGACAAGCCAGAACATAAAGTGGTAGAAGACATCATGGAAGAATTGTATTTGGCAATCAAAGGAAGGAGCAAACTACATAATTTGGATGGGAGAGATGGAGTGATAATAATATTAGAGACGTAATAACATAAGTTATCTTGTTTTTGTAATGTCCTTTACTTATATTTTTCGGATTTTTACAACATATGTCGGATTCTATAATCATAGAATTTTGTcgttcgaaaaaaaaaatttaaaatcctCAACCTACACAGAATAAAAATTATCaattttaaagaaattgttgGTTTATAGTTTGTGAATTGGCACTATTCACGGTAATCAATAATTGGTAATTACCATTATGTCATTTAGAAATCTTTACACCATTACAATCCTCAAACAGATTCTTAGATGTTTTTTGGAAGTAGAGATGATATAAACCTATTGTAAGATCTGTCGATCCGTTCTGTAATAGTTGTATGGAATATATGGTAAAAGACTTATATCCGTTGCACCAGAGAGTCTAGTTATAAACCGAATGTGAGAGGCTATAGGGACCACCATTACTAAGGTAGCAAAGGAGACTCTGAGGGTCACAAGAGGAAAGACAAATGAGCATAAGGAGTCATGGTGGTGGACTGAGGATGTACAAACCAAAATTAAGGAGAAGCAAGAGAGTTTTAGAGGTCTTTTAAGATGCATGGACAACCACACGCGAGTGAGATTGAGGGAgagatacaaaaaaaaaaaaaaaaaaaaaaaaaaaaaaaaaaacaagagggAGGCGAAGAAAGCAGTGATGGAATCAAAGAACACATCCTATATAAGAAGATGTACGAACACTTAGAAACAAAGGAGGGGGAGCATGATATGTTCAAGATTTCCAAAACTAGGGAGCGCATGAGGTAGGATCTAGGGGTAGTGAAGTTTATAAAGGGAGAGGATGGACGTGTGTTAGTCAAGAAATATGACATTAAGCTAAGATGGCAAACATACTTCTACAAAATTTTCAACGGCGAGGGGGCTTACCAACAACAAAGAGACGACTCGATTACCCAAAGACAACGTTGGAATAACTGCTACTATAGGCATATCACACAGGGTGAGGTGATGTCAACACTTAGGAAGATAGGAAGGGCTaaggctgtcacaccccaaccgatggcggaatcattggggcgcggcactaggcgaatcagattgctcaagagaatccataacaactatattgcgataatattcattacatttctcatcccatactaacaaacaatacaatcacataagttatcacagatttcttgtcctctcgaacaattcaaatccgacaacctagatttgaggtgagtttctagacttcctagcttgatttgatgcaGGCTTCAACtaatcctgcaacatacgttaaaacattgtcaatacaaaagtattggcaagtatacaggtttgatatgtaatagtgatgtgtgtcggtgtttatataattttgatgagtatttaagccctttttacacttttagccaagttttaaatttataaaacacgatattcactaacactaaacacacatatgggcaagtgcacccatcgtggacgtagtatagtgttggtaagataccgaggtcgtccaaggacacaagagcttttaataccggtttatcctcaacgtctaatcaaatcaaaaagttagaaaaatgttttaaactaagaaaaataaaaactaactaaatgctgaaaataaaaataaaataaaaacagatagacaagatgaatcacttggatccgacacgtgtattagtataacctttgattatttttgcacttttgcacttgtttaagagattatcttagttattgtagtaggcccctcttttgaaggcgacgttaccctcaacccagtagtttgagtcagcaaggatacaatcctaaagggtcggattattgaaagataatgaattaagttattaatgcaaattgtggtaggccccgcttttggcggtgacgttaccctcggctaagtagtctgagtcagcagggatacagtcctaaatagccgggttatagtattaatagtagttaacttatgagggggtcaaagagtttggatccccgccatccaatacctatgggcattgaaggagatcctactaaatttgacccaggtcccaagcaggacctctaaacgctgaacaagggcaagacccttaccaaaccgttcccttaacccccgaccaggtagccaacatacctccatatagaccgtggagatatgaatggtgaaaatcttttattttatatagacagtaaaataatgccaagacaccacggacaaacgataaggaaagatcaccttcaacataagtaactagttattaaagtcattaatacaaaaccaaataaaaagtgcaaaagattaaaaataaaaagtattatactaaacacttgtcttcaccaagtgatgtaagagacttaggcaaacatggccttgattgtcaagaactcttacgatcaatcttggatcccgagacgactcacacactctacgatggacaatggatgatggtgttatggtggtggtgggtggtggatggtggatgaagtgtgagagaggtggtgtgccaagggatgagagagaatgaagccaagcttctctatttataggctgaacagaaggctggacacggccccgtgtccgctggacacggccccgtgcccgtctgacattctctctcttcattaattgtaattgcgaattacaattaatgcgcctgctgtactttcaccacgcccccgtgcccgctggacacggccccgtggtgggcaatggaagcttctactggtttgtcttttctgctgtttcctgggcacgcccccgtgttcgctggacacggggcgtgttcagactctgtttcttctcctttgctttgggaggtgccgttgagggtccgggcagtctacttttgttccttttcttgtatttatggtagaattagttgtctttttgcttcttttgtgattttgagctcatttcatcctgaaaatacaaaaggaagacaaaaacactctttttccaacattagtacttaaaaagggttagttttatgccttaattgatgtgatttatatgttgcattttacacacatcaaatacccccacacttgaacttttgcttgtcctcaagcaaaactctttaaatgtggcttacactcccaaatggaataggtagaagagaagtttttagcttgtcctagagtgtcgggaatccaaggtctttgtaagttttatttttatttatttacaatcctattcgttatgatttattttgaacgtttcataagataaattacttatttgggcatagcatgccttattaaaattccatttatatacaagttcacatacctcacgggagatcactcaacactc of Helianthus annuus cultivar XRQ/B chromosome 1, HanXRQr2.0-SUNRISE, whole genome shotgun sequence contains these proteins:
- the LOC110922482 gene encoding DELLA protein RGL2, with protein sequence MEKPNEIYKKLSTDEVIRLGGERFIQSRSSTSMSISTHAYMDSFSGLSDQQLKDVQLIEIFLLSSEKLTQQQFEKSSTLLDWCDELSSSLGNPIQRVVYYFSKALRAKIDKEARRIGLFTRPTMNHVFDMEGGIMSTTRSLISIYQKLPFYQAGHFSGVAALVDELSRSKRVHVIDLSIRHGIQILILMQSLASQHGFRIKHLKVTAVGTGFEEKIKQTGDRLKSFAESMYLSFSFSIVIVEDMLDFNKDLLELDPREALGVYSAYGLYSLIAQQDRLESLMKVIKSTKPRVMVVCEVAANLNSPNFVNRLTEALFHFGAVFDALEECMDREDENRGVTESMYLGEAIRSIVATEGAERAIRHVSIDVWRKFFARFGMREIGLSMSTLYQAKFVAGEFSCGSSCTFDMDGKSIVIGWKGTPIECLSAWKFA